A stretch of DNA from Variovorax paradoxus:
GAGACAACGCGACAGGCCACCGGACCAGCTTCCCTGCGCGAGGATTACCTCAGTCAGGTTCAAAGGGACTCTCTCAGTCAGCCCCGGAAAAATCCGGTTCGACACCCCTAGCGATGCGCCCCAGCGAACTGCGGCGCGGGCGGATTTTATCCCCGCGCGGCAGAACGCTCCAGACGCATGAAAATCCGCGTCGCGAGGGCGGTTTCAAACGCCCCGGGGAACGACGGCACATGGCAGAAGATTTCAAGCACGCGGAACCGGCGCCGGCGCCACCGGGGAACGCGCCGCGCATTCGCCTGCGGCGCTTCCGCGTCGACGTCGGCACGATCATCTGCGCGGTCGCGCTGCTGCAGTCGCTGCTGCTGGTGGCCTTCGGCTACTGGGGTGCGGAGAAGCTGGTGTCGAAGGTCGGCGAGTCGGCGCACAAGGTCAACCACGATCGGGTCGAAGACAACGTCGTCGCGTTCCTCGCGAAGACCGAGGGGCTGGTGCGCGCCATCGCCCACACGCCCGACCTGCACCCGTCGGGCCACGACGGCGAGCAGACCGCCGAGCTGCTCTGGGCCGCGCTGGAGCAGACGCCCGAGATCGACAGCATCGGCGTGGGCAGCGACGACGGCCACTTCCTGATGGCCATGCGCCACCCCGTGCCGGTGGTTCGCCAGGTGCTGCGCGAGGCCGGCTTCAGCACCGAGACCTGGGAATACAAGTCGCCGCCCGACAGCGACGAAGACGAAGACCCGCGGCGGCGTTACGAGACGACGCGCATCGAGGCCTTTCGCAGCGAAGACGATCCGGTCCACCAGGACTGGTTCACGCAGGCCGACAAGGCGCGGCGGGCCGTGTGGACCGCGCCCTACGTGCTGCCATCGATGAAGGAGCTTGGCGTGAGCCATGCACGGCCGAGCCGGCGGCAGGACGAAGAGGGCGTCACGCAGACGTTCGTGGCCGTCGCCAGTGTGTCGCTCGGGCATCTCTCCAGCCTCGTGCGCCTGTTCGGCGGCACGGGCCACGGCCACAGCGCGCTGCTGAGCGGCGACCACCACGTGATCGCGCGCAGCGACCATCCGCATTCGGTGCGGAAGTTGGAGGACCCCGACGACGGCGTGCTCGGCGCGCTGCATGCGCACATGCTGGCCAGCGGCAGCCGCGGCTGGACGGAAGACATGGCCTTTCCCTTCGTGCACGAGGGCATGCACTACCAGGTGCAAACCTCGCGCATTCCGGCCACCGACTGGCATCTGGTCAGCTGGGAGCCCGGAGAGGCGCTGATGGGCGCGCTGCATCGCAACGTGCTGTGGTCGCTGCTGTTGGTGCTGGCGTTCCTGGCGATCGCA
This window harbors:
- a CDS encoding adenylate/guanylate cyclase domain-containing protein, with the translated sequence MAEDFKHAEPAPAPPGNAPRIRLRRFRVDVGTIICAVALLQSLLLVAFGYWGAEKLVSKVGESAHKVNHDRVEDNVVAFLAKTEGLVRAIAHTPDLHPSGHDGEQTAELLWAALEQTPEIDSIGVGSDDGHFLMAMRHPVPVVRQVLREAGFSTETWEYKSPPDSDEDEDPRRRYETTRIEAFRSEDDPVHQDWFTQADKARRAVWTAPYVLPSMKELGVSHARPSRRQDEEGVTQTFVAVASVSLGHLSSLVRLFGGTGHGHSALLSGDHHVIARSDHPHSVRKLEDPDDGVLGALHAHMLASGSRGWTEDMAFPFVHEGMHYQVQTSRIPATDWHLVSWEPGEALMGALHRNVLWSLLLVLAFLAIALFISLRLSKLVTAPIESLARTARRIGRLELDDLPREPSRVLEIQHLNQALDESARSLRAFRKFVPVDVIRQLIAEGHALAPNGSPRRVTAMFTDVEGFTGISESMPADVLMRQLTDYFNLATRVFARHGGVIDKFMGDGIMVLWGAPADLPDAEHQACVASLELHAEMNDLNRRWQAEGLQPFRTRIGIHTGVVIAGVLGSSDRLSYTALGDVINAASRIEGINKQLGTRTLMSETTFQGLGGRLSTRRIEELVELRGRQTRMVLYELLEVEHQPG